A genomic segment from Candidatus Poribacteria bacterium encodes:
- a CDS encoding FAD-binding oxidoreductase — protein sequence MENSRALHDELQGIVGESGILLEAQVAAYTFDGYVPKAVVLPTSVQEIQEILQFAVNQNLSVMPAGAGTKLGIGNLPQKVDIVLATTRLNSVVEYEPADLTVTVEAGIRLKDLQTALAKHRQYLVLNPPSADRCTIGGIVATNASGSFRLRHGTARNQVLGLRVVQANGTVVKSGGKVVKNVAGYDLNKLYIGAFGTLGIITEVTLKLSPIPVQEAILTADFQNVQDAADTGLAIVGSQTLPMFVNLFVNSDPTRAKTETPPDENKPMLVVGFGGDPETVAWQLTQCQGIMEQNGAIGVTIAEDESVQHLQEAVQEFSADDKNTESVVAKLNLKRTDLAEFATQIVEANWTRNVQMMALLGSGVVSVNIPVASDTDYQSLADALTRLRQTAMSKQGNLIIEIAPPELKRHIDVWGSVEGTLSLMKQIKAKFDPTGLLNPGRFISSI from the coding sequence ATGGAAAATTCACGTGCATTGCACGATGAACTTCAGGGCATTGTCGGCGAATCCGGAATCCTGCTGGAGGCACAGGTCGCAGCCTACACTTTTGATGGATACGTGCCAAAAGCGGTCGTTTTACCGACTTCTGTTCAAGAGATACAAGAGATCCTCCAATTTGCGGTAAACCAAAATTTGTCGGTTATGCCAGCGGGTGCCGGCACGAAACTTGGTATCGGAAATTTGCCACAAAAAGTAGATATCGTCCTCGCAACAACACGCCTGAATAGCGTGGTGGAATATGAACCTGCGGATTTAACCGTAACCGTAGAAGCAGGTATCCGCTTAAAGGACCTCCAGACTGCGTTGGCGAAGCATCGTCAGTATCTGGTGTTGAATCCACCGTCCGCCGACCGCTGCACTATCGGTGGAATAGTAGCAACAAACGCGAGTGGCTCTTTTCGTTTACGACACGGAACCGCCCGTAATCAGGTCTTAGGGTTGCGGGTTGTTCAGGCAAACGGCACGGTTGTCAAAAGTGGCGGGAAAGTGGTAAAAAATGTTGCAGGCTACGATCTTAACAAACTCTATATTGGCGCGTTCGGGACACTCGGTATCATTACCGAGGTGACCCTCAAGTTGTCTCCCATACCCGTCCAAGAAGCGATACTTACTGCAGATTTTCAGAACGTTCAGGACGCAGCTGACACGGGTTTGGCTATTGTCGGTTCACAGACATTGCCGATGTTTGTAAACTTGTTCGTCAATTCGGATCCAACACGTGCAAAAACCGAGACACCCCCAGATGAAAATAAGCCGATGCTGGTGGTTGGTTTCGGTGGGGATCCCGAGACTGTGGCGTGGCAGTTAACGCAGTGTCAAGGAATTATGGAACAAAACGGTGCGATAGGTGTGACAATTGCAGAAGACGAATCGGTACAGCACCTTCAGGAGGCTGTTCAGGAATTCTCAGCAGATGACAAAAATACCGAAAGCGTCGTTGCCAAATTGAACCTGAAGCGCACCGATCTTGCAGAATTTGCTACGCAAATTGTGGAGGCAAATTGGACTCGGAATGTCCAGATGATGGCGTTGCTTGGGAGTGGTGTGGTGTCCGTCAATATTCCTGTAGCATCCGACACGGATTATCAATCGCTTGCGGATGCGCTGACGCGACTCCGTCAAACTGCCATGTCGAAGCAGGGAAATCTCATCATAGAAATCGCACCCCCCGAACTTAAACGGCATATTGACGTTTGGGGTTCCGTTGAAGGAACGCTCAGTTTAATGAAACAGATTAAAGCGAAATTCGATCCGACCGGTTTGTTGAACCCAGGACGGTTCATTTCGAGTATTTAG
- a CDS encoding FAD-binding protein — MRKESTMNQKEQLIADLSTLLGSKNVLTDATALSVYECDAAPSFKAMPDVVVFADTAQQVSDIVKLANKYDTPFIARGGGTGLSGGMLSVQGGIIIALNRMDRILEVDLENERAVIEPGVVNLLLTQAVQNKGYHYAPDPSSQKACTIGGNIAENSGGPHTLKYGVTSDHVLGLEVVLPDGEIVELGGAVEETLGYDLRGVMIGSEGTFGIVTKAIVRLTRNPQAYQTVLAVFETMDDASNAVSTIIGEGIIPAALEMMDTLVIRALEEAFQFGFPLDAEAILIVELDGIEAGMQNQTDQILEIFKEHNAREVDYAKDEEERQQLWKARKSAFGSFGRLAPNYITQDGVVPRTTLPKVLRRISEISEKYQIPIANVFHAGDGNIHPIVLFNERDADQCERVEHVNQEILTVCAEVGGTITGEHGIGVEKMDYMPLIFSSADMRVMATVKEVFNPTGLCNPGKIFPTAESYEKLGLPYDAAGSF, encoded by the coding sequence ATGCGGAAGGAATCGACTATGAACCAGAAAGAACAACTCATTGCTGACCTCTCTACGCTCCTTGGGTCTAAAAATGTCTTAACGGATGCGACTGCACTCTCGGTATACGAATGTGATGCGGCTCCTTCTTTTAAGGCGATGCCGGATGTCGTTGTCTTCGCGGATACGGCACAGCAGGTATCGGATATCGTGAAGTTGGCAAATAAATACGATACCCCCTTCATCGCCCGTGGCGGCGGCACCGGCTTGAGTGGAGGGATGCTCTCTGTCCAAGGTGGGATTATCATTGCCCTTAATCGGATGGACCGCATCTTAGAAGTAGATCTTGAAAATGAACGCGCAGTGATTGAGCCCGGTGTGGTGAATCTCTTGTTGACACAGGCGGTGCAGAACAAAGGCTATCACTACGCCCCGGATCCCTCAAGCCAGAAGGCATGCACGATCGGCGGGAATATCGCCGAGAATTCGGGGGGACCCCATACCTTGAAATACGGTGTTACCTCCGACCATGTGCTCGGATTGGAAGTGGTTTTGCCGGATGGTGAAATTGTTGAATTGGGGGGCGCTGTTGAGGAAACACTCGGCTACGACCTGCGCGGTGTGATGATCGGCTCCGAAGGCACATTTGGAATCGTAACGAAAGCAATCGTCAGATTGACCCGGAATCCACAGGCGTACCAAACGGTGCTCGCTGTCTTTGAGACAATGGACGATGCATCTAACGCTGTTTCAACGATTATCGGTGAAGGTATTATTCCGGCTGCCCTTGAAATGATGGACACGCTCGTCATTCGTGCTTTAGAAGAAGCCTTCCAGTTCGGGTTCCCCCTTGATGCTGAGGCAATTCTGATTGTGGAACTCGATGGTATTGAGGCAGGTATGCAAAACCAAACCGATCAGATCTTGGAAATCTTTAAAGAGCACAACGCACGGGAAGTGGATTACGCGAAAGATGAGGAGGAGCGACAGCAACTCTGGAAGGCACGAAAAAGCGCGTTCGGTTCATTTGGGCGGCTTGCGCCGAACTACATTACGCAGGACGGGGTCGTGCCACGGACGACGCTGCCGAAGGTGCTACGGCGGATCTCCGAAATCTCTGAAAAGTATCAGATTCCCATCGCGAATGTGTTCCACGCCGGTGACGGCAATATCCACCCCATCGTCCTCTTTAACGAACGAGACGCGGACCAGTGTGAACGTGTAGAGCATGTCAACCAAGAGATCCTGACGGTATGTGCAGAAGTCGGTGGCACAATCACCGGGGAACACGGTATCGGCGTTGAAAAGATGGATTACATGCCTCTCATTTTCAGTTCGGCTGATATGCGAGTGATGGCGACGGTCAAAGAAGTCTTTAATCCTACAGGGCTCTGCAATCCCGGAAAGATTTTCCCCACAGCCGAATCTTATGAGAAGTTAGGTTTGCCATACGACGCAGCCGGGAGTTTTTAA
- a CDS encoding LamG domain-containing protein, which yields MRKLILILGIACLIAWTLPQICSAEIDPETAVGVWLFDEGAGKTTKDASGLGHDGTINGAKWKDGKIGKALEFDGAQWVSIDSTPELQLGEELTMMAWFFATDISTWRQLIAKSNEYLLRIDPPQEGNKMSAFVKPGGSWEPRASAHVPDEKKWIHFAATYDINEKNEQLVVYVNGKKAGVSTRPGKTAVTANPVEIGKWGGGSYFVGIIDEAAIFNTVLSEDDLSIIVEHGLAKALGGLDVEPTSKLATTWAILKANP from the coding sequence ATGCGAAAATTGATATTGATTTTAGGCATTGCTTGTTTAATCGCTTGGACACTGCCACAGATCTGTTCTGCTGAAATCGATCCTGAAACAGCCGTTGGTGTGTGGCTCTTTGATGAAGGCGCGGGTAAAACAACCAAAGACGCTTCAGGACTCGGACACGACGGCACAATCAACGGTGCCAAGTGGAAAGATGGAAAGATCGGAAAAGCCCTTGAGTTTGATGGCGCACAGTGGGTATCCATCGACTCGACACCGGAACTACAACTCGGTGAAGAACTCACTATGATGGCATGGTTTTTTGCCACAGATATTTCTACGTGGCGGCAACTCATTGCTAAAAGTAACGAATATCTTTTGCGTATCGATCCGCCACAGGAAGGCAATAAAATGTCAGCATTTGTCAAACCGGGTGGAAGCTGGGAACCGAGAGCCTCCGCGCACGTTCCTGATGAAAAAAAATGGATCCACTTCGCAGCGACTTATGACATCAACGAGAAAAATGAGCAACTCGTTGTGTACGTGAATGGTAAAAAAGCAGGCGTGAGCACACGTCCTGGAAAAACGGCTGTTACAGCGAATCCCGTTGAGATTGGTAAATGGGGGGGCGGTTCATACTTCGTCGGTATTATCGACGAAGCCGCCATTTTCAATACTGTTCTCAGTGAAGATGACCTATCGATCATTGTGGAACACGGATTAGCAAAAGCACTGGGTGGGTTAGATGTTGAACCGACAAGCAAATTGGCAACAACATGGGCAATCCTTAAAGCTAACCCATAA